ATTGCTGGTTTCCTCCATATGTCAGGGTATTAGTGGCTTGAAGGTCAGCAATCTTAGATTCAAAAATTCAAAACCTCATATGTGGAGACTTGTTATACAGTTGCAGATTATTTCAAATTATTCTGAAGGTTTGAGACAATGAGACAATCCTGAGAGAAAGTTttgtatttaatgtgtttttagctccattagttttcagttttctatAACTTTTTTGGTTCTACCTTTAACAAaattagacattttaaaattgtataGACACTTGCTTTAATTTTCTGCAAAGATCAAAATCAGAAATTTTCAAAGTCAGCTTTATTTGTCTAGGAGTTGAATGGTCACCTTGCAGCAGAGATCACCAGACTGTGCTCTCTGGCCAAACATGACAACCTGCCGCCCAGTCAGGGAATGGATGTTTACGAGATGGAGGTGAGTGTTCTCTGTTTAGGAGCAAAGGGACAGAAAGTGTGTAGTGGTGAGGAGAGGAGCTCCCTCTAGTGTTCATACATGATTCAAATAAAGgaagttaaaaatgtaaatgaattggtTTATCCATGCAACAGCTTGATTATTTTTGCTGCTGGTCAGGGTCACATTTAATAACTTATTATGAAAGTATAGAAATTACTGTTATTTACAGTTGAACAGAATgacaaagatgtaaaaaaaaaatctatacatatatatatatagatatagatatatatatctatatctatagatatatatatatagatatagatagatatatctatatctatagatatagatatatagatatatatagatatatctatagatatatatatatagatatagatagatatatctatatctatagatatagatatatagatatatatagatatatctatagatatagatatatagatatatctatatctatatatatagatatatatatagatatatctatatctatagatatatctatatatatctatagatatatatatatagatatatatagatatatatataatgtaatacTTATTTCacaataattataaataaaccTTAACCTTTGTAAAGGTGTGAAACTTATTATTGAAAGTATTGTTTTCAGATTACTCTGCGGGTGAAGGAGTCTGAGGTGCAGTGTCTGAAGCAAGAGATTACATCTCTGAAGGAAGAACTACAGTCAGCACAAAGAGTGAGAGTTGTACATACACTAcctgtatttttattatagtgTTTGTCCGTTTCTGAATAAGAGCAACAGAGACgaatttttctcattttctctcagtTTTACTTTGGGTAGTTTGATAAATAAGAGACCTGATTTCACTCATGTTACAGGACAAAAGGAACGCAACAAAGAAATATAAGGATATGTACACTGAGCTGAGCATCGTGAGGGTCAAAActgagagagagatggatgaaCTAAGAGAAAACCTGAGACTGGCTCATCAGGCTTTGGGCCACACTTCACCATGAATTATTTATTCTGACAATAGCAATATTGCATTTTACATTACTCACTGTAATATAAAGTAATTTACCCCCCGTATTACCCTcaagaaatgtatttaaacaCAAGAATATTTCCCTTTATAATCTGTCCTTCAGCTATACGTCAATGCCTCGATCAGTTATAAACCTTTTTGACACTAAGTTTGTATTTTAGACTTCTCCCGCAATGGTTCTAtggaagtgtttttcttttatatttaatattagtATTTACTAattgtcagcaagaaaataAGCTGTATTTTGTGccttacatatacagtattttatctATACAGTCATTGGTGTTGCATTAACACTTTAACCTTACTTGCACTAATCTGTGGTTTataagatgttttgttttcctccctCTCATCTCTGCTGTATGTTTCATTGATAGGCTGCAGTTTTAGGCAATTATTAAGCAATATTTAAATtaagctttttaaaacatttctggcAGATAATGTTACTGGCATATCAATCTGTCATACACTGACTGTAATTTATATTTGTACACTGCAGTgttattaatataaatgtattatttttattaaattaaattggaagattaaatgtaaatgatctGTTGGCTATTATCATGCCATGTGTCTGCAGGGTTTTTAGATTGAAATTTAGGACCAGGTTTAAGTTGTTAAACAAAGTGAGAAAATTCTGTAGCAGTTTATacatggaaaattaaaaatcacatcAGAAGTGATGTTAGACCTCAAAAGATGCAACAAAATAACCTCAGGTTGTCTTGGACAGTCACAGCCACTTCCTGCATGAAGATTGTCAAGTtatcctgaaaaaaaaataaacaacttacAAGCAtttgtatcaaaataaaagccttcacTGAAGAGGCTTGTATTGCAGCACAGTTGCTAGGCttgttatttgtgttgtgtAAAAAATTACACTAAACAATGAAAACCGGGTGTTTGAGGCACAACAGGCAAGTTTCAGGCTGAATTTAAGCTTATAATTATCCCTTATGATTCCCTTTCCAGAGCAGACACCACATAGTAAACAAAATCCATTGTTTCACACTTCAACATATGGGCATATTAATCAGGCCTACTTGAGGTGGGTTTAAGGCTCGGAAAATGCATAATCAGCAATGTTATCAGAACTGGCAAAATACAATAAGCATCTTTGTATAATTCATAAAGAAGTGGGAAATAGAAAAAATACCAGAGGAGAAAACATAACTGCGTTGAGACTGGTCTGTGTGAGCGTCATCAGACAGTAATGTCAGTGCCTAAAACATGTTTCAGAGATGCACTGAATAAGAGCTCAGAAATAAACAGGAGCAGGATGTTACTACAATTAAattactaatttatttacttGAGAGAAACTGCATAAATAAATAGCTTTCACAGCCTTCTTATGGAAGTATCTTATCCACACTGCAGCAATTTAAATACCCTGGATTTTACTGCACAAAAAATATCTGGCTGTGAAATCCATTTTTCTGAATGCATGTGGTCTTATTCTTAATGAGTTTCAACACTTTTATTATATATCAGGTGAAAAGTTACACATGCCTGGACTCTACAAGCTGCCCACACATCAGTCAACCTGATTAGCCAGTTAGCTGTTTGCATCCTCCAGCTACAGTATCAGGTGTGCCCATGCATCTGTACAAACTACAGTTAAATCTCAATGCTGGTAAAATTTCAGTGTCCTATTCAAATGCTGATGTAACCAATGGCACCCCCAAGGGCCCCCCTGGAAAACTGCTGGCCACCCCACTGCCCCCCCAGAGAAGCTCCACTGttttaataaatcatatttAGTCCATACAAACCATACAGTCATCTTCAATCAAGACATAAAAGCAAAGcctaaattaataaataaataaatcataagtaaatgattcatgaagagaatatatacagtggggcaaaaaagtatttagtcagccaccaattgtgcaagttctcccacttaaaaagatgagagaggcctgtaattttcatcataggtatacctcaactatgagagacaaaatgagaaaaaaaatccagaaaatcacattgtctgatttttaaagaatttatttgcaaattatggtggaaaaaaagtatttggtCATCTACAAacaagatttctggctctcacagacctgtaacttcttctgcaagaggctcctctgtcctccactcgttacctgtattaatggcacctgtttgaactcgttatcagtataaaagacacctgtccacaacctcaaacagtcacactccaaagtccactatggccaaaaccagagagctgtcaaaggacaccagaaacaaaattgtagacctgcaccaggctgggaagactgaatctgcaataggtaagcagcttggtgtgaagaagcaattattagaaaatggaagacatacaAGACCACTGATAATCTCCCTCGATCTGGGGCTCCAAGTAAGATCTCACCCCGTGGGGTCAAAATGAGCAAAACAgtgagcaaaaatcccagaaccacacagggggacctagtgaatgacccgcagagagctgggaccaaagtaacaaaggctacCATCAGTAACACGCTATGCCGccagggactcaaatcctgcagtgccagacgtgtccccctgcttaagccagtacatgtccaggcccgtctgaagtttgctagagagcatttggatgatccagaagaggactgggagaatgtcatatggtcagatgaaaccaaaatagaactttttggtaaaaactctactcgtcgtgtttggaggagaaagaatgctgagttgcatcctaagaacaccatacctactgtgaagcatgggggtggaaacatcatgctttggggctcagattttgagtgaaaacctctttccatcagcaagggcattgaagatgaaacgtggctgggtctttcagcatgacaatgatcccaaacacaccgccCGGGTGAAGGAGTGGCttcgtaagaagcatttcaaggtcctggagtggcctagccagtctccagatctcaacctccatagaaaatctttggagggagttgaaagtccatgttgcccagcgacagccccaaaacaccactgctctagaggagatctgcatggaggaatgggccaaaataccagcaacagtgtgtgaaaaccttgtgaagacttatagaaaatgtttgatctgtcattgccaacaaagggtatataacaaagtattgagatgaacttttaTTGACCAAacacttattttccaccataatttccaaataaattctttaaaaatcagacaatgtgatttttctggattttttttttttctcattttgtgatGAAAATTCTATGAtaaattacaggcctctctcatctttttaagtgggagaacttgcacaattggtggctgactactttttttgccccactgtatacAACCCTGCGCTGCTGCCCACCAATTTCAACTGACTGGTAATAGCAAATCCAACCTCCACCTGTGGGGGGCGATAATGTCCCAAAAGGCGTTTAGTGCttgagcagaagaaaaagaagtagCAGCATCGCGTCCGACATCCATAAGGTATATTAATTAGaactcacacttttttttttgcaatctGTAATAAATTAACTTAGTCGcctcacacattttcactctaaTTTCCTCTCCAGGTTGTCCGTTTTCAGAATCTTCTGTCTGAGAAAGACACTGCGGCAGGCTAACACTGGCAGCTAGCAGCCTGCTAGTCGAAGCCAGTCCCGAAAGCTAGCCAGTAAgtaaattaatgctgtaatACTAATTTTAAGTAGTGTCGGCCTTAATGTTATGTGTTTTTTAGTATAATTTTTAAGCAGTTGATAGAGTAGCGCTAGCAGACGCTGACAATGGCTATGATCTATTTTAGTCAATGTGCGTGCTGACCGCGTGGTGCGTCTATTTACAGACGCAAACGGCTACAATAAatcaagctgttttttttaacattttttttcaaaaatgtttttctcaaaatTGAGATAAGTGTTTGATGTGTATTGTCTTTTTAATGGAGAAGAGTCGAGGAGCATGCATCGACAGCCACGAGCTGAACTCAATCTGAGGTACCATTAAGAGGCCCAATTTGGTGTGGCACCCCAAGATTTTTTCTGGCCACCCCTGTGAAAATTTTCTGGGGGCGCCACTGGATGTAACTCAAATCATTAGGCCGCTGCTCTGGCCTCATAGGTTGCTGCCCTTCTGAGACAGAAGTCTGCGGCTTCTTGgagcttttactttgaaggttCGAATTCCTTTTCCGGTGTCGTCCATGAATTTTCAGTTTAACTTGACTCTGGAGGAAGAAGGTATCTATGATGACAACTTTAAAATACCAGCAGCAGCCAGGAGCTTGACATTACCTGCTACCATTAACATACTTCAGCAAGAATGTTTTTTCGTCGTTATTGCGTCGAGTGTCGTTTGGAAATCGTTTAGCGGGCTAACGCTAGCTAGCCAGCTAGCATGAACTGGTGCTGTCGCTGCTTTTGTTTACATCCAGTGCTGCTGGTGATGGGCCTGGGTAGGTGTGTTAGCTAACGCAGCTACCGGAGCTGTTTCAGCGGGAGAGGGACATCCTAAAACCCGGCGACATCCATCAGAAGCGCTGCACCTGACGGGTAAGGTGGCGTGCAGGTTTCACTTTCGGAGACGCGTACTTAAGTTAGTTAAATCTGTACGACATGTCATTACCTGCAGGTGGCTTTTCGTTTTCATGTCTGAGCGGGCCTACCTGTCTGAAAGAATTGATTATTCGagtgacagaaaatgatttaCACATTTAAGTTATTAGCctgagagaaagaggaattTGTTTCAGCGTCGTTTTAaagtaaattacatttatttacatttgtttatataaatacatacatatatgtgtaGAACAGAAAGTGTACATTgaaatgaatatatatttttcaatgGACAGTTTTTATTCTCTACTGACATTTTATGGCGCAAACGGTTAATTAATGAATCAATAAAGAAAAACCCGCAGCTGAGTGTCAAAATATGCAATCAATCAATGTGAACAACAGGACTATATGAAGATGACaagaaagaagaacagaaaaaaattggatattttttttcatcaatatTTCTTTTACCATGCCCCAcctatattttatttcacaccGTTCATGAGAAATTAACAGTGCTTAAAAGTGCTGTATCTATACATTTAGATCGTTTTATATGGCAGTGATCAAGTCTCAAGCAGCACTGAAATTAGTTTCCTCAAAAATGGCCTTAGAAAGtgttatttgttcatttataaaagtcttatgtgttttctctttcctgctctAGACTCTAATTTTAGTTAAAATGGTTTatgaaattatttgtttttccagtcaGCACTGTCTGACCAGCTTGATCAGATCACAGTAATTTAATTCATTAGATCATTAGGAATCATTATGTACTGCTGGGAAGTGTGGTAAAATATATAATAGTTTAAGGCCACATTCTTTgcactgttattttatttttttttttttttagagtagaTGGCTTGATCGTGAATTATgatattaaaattacattttgtatgTCAGTGTTGACATCTTAAAACTTTTTTGAACCCCGTAAAAACTTGTCTTTTGAAGATTGTTTTGAGCAGTCTTGACAAATTGTATATCACagtaatatttttgtgtgtttgcagtgatgGAAGTGTCCTCTAAAGATCCGTCTCTGATGGCTATGGACCTGTCAAAGAGCTACACTCCCTTGTCCCGCAGCCACAGTGAAGCCATGGATCTGGCAAAAAAACCAGAGTGGTATCATCGACGTCCACcaagctgcagctcagacatTGCCTCCTCGTACAGAACCAGAGCCTCATCTTCCTACAATTCCCAACCAGGAGCGCCTGTTCACTGCAGAGACATGGAGCAGGGTTCTGAGGCGTTAGGTGACTACATGAATTCAACACTAGCTCCAGGGCTGGATCTGTACCACGATGGAGTTCACAACAACCTGTGGCATCCAGGTTTCTACAGGCGAGACGAAACTGGTGGCCCAGTTCTTGAAAGCAGCGCTGGAGAGGAGAGCGACAGTGGCTCTGATGTTATTTTCCTTGTGTCTTCAGCGAAAGAGCCAATCTTATGCAGTTCCTTCATCCAAGACAGTGTGAGGCACATTGTGGAGCCTCTTTCCCCAACCGTCTCCTCACTGGATGAAGGAACAGGTTGCTATCGCCTACCTCAGCCTCTCAGCTCGCCCAACACTGACAGCTCGTATTCTGAAGACTCCTCAGACAGCTCAGTGGACATTCCTGTTCATCACGCCAGGCCTGTGGTCCTCCTGTCAGACCTCAGTGCTGTTTATGGCAACCCTGCTGAATCTCCTGTAGATATTTCCAGCGATGATAGCGATGTTATTGAAGTTTCAGTcactaatgaaaagaagaagagccACGCCTTTCCTTGCAAGAAAAATATTCTGAGCAAGAAGCGTCAGGTGAGAGAAAGTCGTCGAAGTGAGAGTAGAAAAACTTCACCCGGAGAAGTACGACGGAGTACAAGAATCAGAAAATCTGTCTCTGAAATTCCTCAGTTTACCTGCAGTGCATCCCGGCACAGTTTGAGGAGACAAGTCAAAAATGATGCAGTTGGTATTTATAATGAAAGTTGTGAGTCTGATGATGTGATGGAATATGCTGTGAGGATGTCCAGCTCAGAGGCAGAGGAGATGGTCTCTAAGCCAGGTGTCTCACAGAGAGTGAGCAATTATTCAGAGTCAGATGTAGACGTTCACACAGAGAGGAAAtcacaggaacaggaacagaaGCCTCACTGTAAAGCTTCATATGCAAAAGGCAACAACCATAAACGAAAAAAGCCACTAATGATTTGTAAAACTAAAAAGTTGAGGAgaaccaaacagaaacacagcatgCACCATCAAAAGGCCTCATCCTCTATGGATGTGTCAGCGAACAAAAGAGTTTCCGCAAGACGAAAGAGAAAAAGGCGAACTCAGACTGGACcttctgctctgttttctcccagagagccagaaatcAAACTTAAATATGCAAACATcaaggagggaaaaaaggacAAGAAACTGGACAGTTTTTCCCCTTTTGTTCACATGGAGCAGAGGATGTGCACTGTTGTCAACTATCAAGAGGAGGAGGCGACAGTGTGGAGCAGTAGAGGACGACAGCAGCAGACGGCTGTCAGGTCTCTGTCCGGATTTGTTCCCAAAACATCCTGTTTCCAACTGGGTCGGCTTAGCTCAGAGAGCAGGTGCCAGACCACGTTGCTGTGTTGTCTGTGCGCTCAAACTGCCAATGCCGTGGGCCTCGGGGACCTTCATGGCCCGTACTACCCTACCAGCCTGTCTGTGGACTGCCAAAACTGTAACgctgagcaggaggaggaaggacaTGAAAATGGACTCTCTAACAGCCATTCAGTAAATTCCTCAAATGGTTGTTGTGATGGTAACAACCAAGCTGCTGTGAGGAGTGTGCATGAGAGCCACAACCACTCGCTTCCAAAGGTGCCTCTTGCTCTGGATGAGTGCTGGATCCACGAGGACTGTGGCATCTGGTCCGCCGGTGTCTTCCTAGTCCGAGGGAGGCTGTACGGGTTAGAGGAGGCTGCCCAGCTTGCACAAAAAACAGTGAGTGACACAGATGGTATCTGTTTTTTTCAGGGCTGCTACtaacattcattttcagtcagttAATAATTTTGTCACTAAAATGTTGAACAAGTGTTTCCCACATTCCAGTCAGttgttgcatctttttttttttttttttttttttaaatttagaaataGTTTGGGCAATAGTTACCtatttttagtcatttaattAATCCTGTCAAAAGAATGATTCCAAGCAAAACATTGTTATTCACAGAAATGTATGATGTGCATTTTTCACAGTTCAGTGTATTTTTAGAGCTACTGGGATAGGAGTGTATTAGCAGTACACTGTGGTGCAGTACACCGTGGTacagcacacaaaacaaaataaatatatccgTGTCTGGACAGAAGGATGACTCAGGACTCTATTTCCAGTGTGAACTAAAGGACCATATTAAATTTACTTTGAGGAAAGTGAGAAATATgggagaattttttttatttttactaaacGGAGAAATGAGTTTTTCGTTATTCCTTGCCCCatgatatatattttatttcactccTTATTATGAGATTTACTGCAGGACCCAAATGATCAAATAGTTTCACATCATTATAATAAAACACTTTGAACCTTTGATGAAGTGACTTTCTTGTGGACAACCTGTTGGATGTGGGTGAAACAAGCAGGTATAGAGACTTGGGTGAGTTTGACAGACCATTTTGGCCAGATGACTCAAGAAACAACAGCGTATCAGGCAGGTGTGGTAATAATGTTTTGGCTTATTAGTGCATATGATGCTACTGTGGTTTAGagacttcattaaaaaaattgCCATGCTTGTCTGTCTTCTCACTGTGCGCTTCTCTTTCTCAGGTATGTTCCACATGTCAACAAACAGGCGCAATAATGGGTTGTTTCCAGAAGGGCTGTCCCCGAAATTATCACTACAGATGTGCCATTCAGTCAGGTACAGTGTGAGATCTGTGAATCAAGGAGTAAACTGGGAAATGTATGTAGTATTTAGTGTTGATATAAGTTTAGGTTTTCCTCTTGTTGTGATTATGTGATGCAATGGCTTTGTGTTCCCGAAATCTTTGCCTGTCAGTGTTAACTCTGGCTGTGAAAATGATGTTCAAAGTGGTGAATCTTTCAAGGGTGAGAGCTTGACTCACTTGTACTTTTCTTATGTAGGTGGGAAAGCTGTCATTCTAACTCAGCCTGAAATGACGACGCTCAACtattatttttcatgtgtgttttcaggctgTGTCCTCAATGAAGAGAACTTCTCAATGAGATGTCCAGAGCACAAGGTAAAGGTTTTAACAATGTTACTTAGGAAAAGGCTTTAAAGGCTGTCGGTTAATAAAGTGTAATGAGCGTCACGGCCCCTGGGGGTCACTAGTGTACCTTTTATGCTATCGGACTGTTTCCAGATAATTCATCCTATGTGCAGAGAAAATATTTGTGCATATTTAAAACGGCATGTGAAAAggtacaaagacaaaaataaagtgtGAAGATGATAGTCCCTGTAAAATCAGAAGTTTATTCCTGATGAAAAGGCGAGAAGAACAGAACACTCAAATATTCatgcttaaaaaaacaaacggATAAATATTGGTGTTTACACAGAAGTGTGCAATG
This genomic window from Mastacembelus armatus chromosome 8, fMasArm1.2, whole genome shotgun sequence contains:
- the LOC113141095 gene encoding transcription factor 20-like; translated protein: MEVSSKDPSLMAMDLSKSYTPLSRSHSEAMDLAKKPEWYHRRPPSCSSDIASSYRTRASSSYNSQPGAPVHCRDMEQGSEALGDYMNSTLAPGLDLYHDGVHNNLWHPGFYRRDETGGPVLESSAGEESDSGSDVIFLVSSAKEPILCSSFIQDSVRHIVEPLSPTVSSLDEGTGCYRLPQPLSSPNTDSSYSEDSSDSSVDIPVHHARPVVLLSDLSAVYGNPAESPVDISSDDSDVIEVSVTNEKKKSHAFPCKKNILSKKRQVRESRRSESRKTSPGEVRRSTRIRKSVSEIPQFTCSASRHSLRRQVKNDAVGIYNESCESDDVMEYAVRMSSSEAEEMVSKPGVSQRVSNYSESDVDVHTERKSQEQEQKPHCKASYAKGNNHKRKKPLMICKTKKLRRTKQKHSMHHQKASSSMDVSANKRVSARRKRKRRTQTGPSALFSPREPEIKLKYANIKEGKKDKKLDSFSPFVHMEQRMCTVVNYQEEEATVWSSRGRQQQTAVRSLSGFVPKTSCFQLGRLSSESRCQTTLLCCLCAQTANAVGLGDLHGPYYPTSLSVDCQNCNAEQEEEGHENGLSNSHSVNSSNGCCDGNNQAAVRSVHESHNHSLPKVPLALDECWIHEDCGIWSAGVFLVRGRLYGLEEAAQLAQKTVCSTCQQTGAIMGCFQKGCPRNYHYRCAIQSGCVLNEENFSMRCPEHKNKQFTSATRQHKR